In one Pseudarthrobacter sp. NBSH8 genomic region, the following are encoded:
- a CDS encoding TetR/AcrR family transcriptional regulator C-terminal domain-containing protein, with product MPPAENPISGSTHGSKKRLTREIVLSAALDLVDAEGLDALTMRRLGQELGRDPMGLYRYAENRAALLDGVSELVFNELAIFPDDPDWQAQLRRIAHDLRLLALRHPNVVPLLVTRPLSTPLGLRPLGTLRPLEQILSLLIDAGFSPADALHVYRAYYGYLYGHILNELQEFVVDPDENEALLRLGLHRLPPKEFPRLRALAHVLIDYDGMAELDEGITILLSGLAARLAPARQPAQ from the coding sequence ATGCCCCCCGCAGAGAACCCGATATCCGGCTCGACGCACGGCAGCAAGAAGCGGCTCACCCGTGAAATTGTGCTGTCCGCGGCACTGGACCTGGTGGATGCCGAAGGGCTTGATGCGCTCACTATGCGCCGGCTCGGGCAGGAGCTCGGCCGGGATCCCATGGGGCTGTACCGCTATGCGGAAAACCGCGCGGCGCTACTCGACGGCGTGTCTGAGCTGGTCTTCAACGAACTGGCCATTTTTCCCGACGACCCGGACTGGCAGGCCCAGCTCCGGCGCATCGCCCACGATCTTCGCCTCCTGGCGCTCCGGCACCCCAATGTTGTGCCCCTGCTGGTGACCCGCCCCCTGTCCACCCCCTTGGGCCTTCGCCCCCTGGGGACGCTGCGGCCCTTGGAGCAGATCCTGTCGCTGTTGATCGACGCCGGCTTTTCTCCGGCCGACGCCCTCCATGTCTACCGCGCCTACTACGGATACCTGTACGGTCACATCCTCAACGAGCTGCAGGAGTTCGTTGTAGATCCGGACGAAAATGAAGCCCTGCTCCGTCTGGGCCTGCACCGGTTACCGCCAAAGGAGTTCCCGCGCCTACGCGCCCTCGCCCACGTCCTGATCGACTACGACGGGATGGCAGAACTCGACGAGGGAATCACCATCCTGCTCAGTGGCCTGGCCGCCCGCCTCGCCCCTGCCCGCCAGCCGGCGCAGTAA